In a single window of the Massilia oculi genome:
- the hisC gene encoding histidinol-phosphate transaminase has protein sequence MTDITRLIENTIRADVRAVGSYHVPDSIGYVKLDSMENPYQLPEELRAELGARLAEAALNRYPVPSYRTLKDRICGKLGVPEGYDVLLGNGSDELITILATAIARQEREAGSRRAVVMAPVPAFVMFSRSAQFAGADFVGVPIKPDFSLDLPAMLAAIAEHKPSLVFLAYPNNPTGNLYDADDMVAIIEAVGEHGIVVVDEAYQPFARVSFMERLPQHPNLVVMRTLSKLGLAGIRLGYMSAAAPLLLEFEKVRPPYNVNVLTQVAAEFALDHLDVLDRQAGLLNEERTRLAALLSALPGVEVFPSAANFISLRVPDAERACAILHGEKVLIKNLSKMHTLLANCIRVTVSTPEENDQFLAALKTSL, from the coding sequence ATGACCGACATTACCAGACTGATCGAGAACACCATCCGCGCCGACGTGCGCGCCGTGGGAAGCTATCACGTGCCGGACTCGATCGGCTACGTCAAGCTCGACTCGATGGAGAACCCGTACCAGCTGCCCGAGGAGCTGCGCGCCGAGCTGGGCGCGCGCCTGGCCGAGGCGGCCCTGAACCGCTATCCGGTGCCGTCCTACCGCACGCTGAAGGACCGCATCTGCGGCAAGCTGGGCGTGCCGGAGGGCTACGACGTCCTGCTCGGCAACGGCTCGGATGAGCTGATCACGATCCTGGCGACCGCGATCGCGCGCCAGGAGCGCGAGGCCGGCAGCCGCCGCGCCGTGGTGATGGCCCCGGTGCCCGCCTTCGTGATGTTCTCGCGCTCGGCCCAGTTCGCGGGCGCCGACTTCGTCGGCGTGCCGATCAAGCCAGACTTCTCGCTCGACCTGCCGGCCATGCTGGCCGCGATTGCCGAGCACAAGCCGTCGCTGGTGTTCCTGGCCTATCCGAACAACCCGACCGGCAACCTGTACGATGCCGACGACATGGTCGCGATCATCGAGGCCGTGGGCGAGCACGGCATCGTGGTTGTCGACGAGGCGTATCAGCCGTTCGCCCGGGTCAGCTTCATGGAGCGCCTGCCGCAACACCCGAACCTGGTGGTGATGCGCACCCTGTCCAAGCTGGGCCTGGCCGGCATCCGCCTCGGCTATATGTCGGCCGCGGCGCCGCTGCTGCTTGAATTCGAGAAGGTGCGCCCGCCGTACAACGTCAATGTGCTCACGCAAGTGGCGGCCGAGTTCGCGCTGGACCACCTGGACGTGCTGGACCGCCAGGCGGGCCTCCTCAACGAGGAGCGCACCCGCCTGGCCGCGCTTCTTTCGGCCCTGCCGGGCGTCGAGGTGTTCCCGTCGGCCGCCAATTTCATCTCGCTGCGCGTGCCCGATGCCGAGCGCGCTTGCGCGATTCTCCATGGCGAGAAGGTCTTGATCAAAAATTTGAGTAAAATGCACACATTGCTGGCCAACTGCATCCGCGTCACGGTCAGCACCCCCGAAGAGAACGACCAGTTCCTGGCAGCCCTGAAGACGTCGCTGTAA
- the hisH gene encoding imidazole glycerol phosphate synthase subunit HisH: MANKIVVVDGLGNLRSVAQALRAAAPEADVLISSSAADLDRADRIVLPGQGAMRDCMSSLRASGAEDALLRAAKTRPIMGVCVGEQMLFEESEENDGTPGLGLLPGKVVRFQLDGKLQADGSRFKVPQMGWNRVRQARPHPLWEGVEDGSYFYFVHSYYAAPGNADDVIGETDYGGPFCCAVGRDNIVATQFHPEKSAAAGLRLYRNFIHWNP, translated from the coding sequence ATGGCCAACAAGATCGTCGTCGTCGATGGACTCGGTAACCTGCGCTCGGTGGCGCAGGCGCTGCGCGCCGCCGCGCCCGAGGCCGACGTCCTCATTTCCAGCTCGGCCGCCGACCTGGACCGCGCCGACCGCATCGTGCTGCCGGGCCAGGGCGCCATGCGCGACTGCATGAGCAGCCTGCGCGCATCCGGCGCTGAAGACGCGCTGTTGCGCGCCGCCAAGACCCGTCCGATCATGGGCGTGTGCGTCGGCGAGCAGATGCTGTTCGAGGAAAGCGAAGAGAACGATGGCACGCCCGGCCTGGGCCTGTTGCCCGGCAAGGTCGTGCGGTTCCAGCTGGACGGCAAGCTGCAGGCCGATGGCTCGCGCTTCAAGGTCCCGCAGATGGGCTGGAACCGGGTGCGCCAGGCGCGCCCCCACCCGCTGTGGGAAGGCGTCGAGGACGGCAGCTATTTCTACTTCGTGCACAGCTATTATGCGGCGCCGGGGAACGCAGACGACGTGATCGGCGAGACCGACTACGGCGGCCCGTTCTGCTGCGCCGTGGGCCGCGATAATATCGTCGCCACCCAGTTCCACCCCGAAAAAAGCGCCGCCGCCGGGCTGCGCCTGTACCGCAATTTCATCCACTGGAATCCGTGA
- the hisI gene encoding phosphoribosyl-AMP cyclohydrolase → MPNNAKWLNKVRWDEHGLVPVIAQEAATGDILMFAWMNREALTRTVETGEAVYWSRSRKKLWHKGEESGHIQKVSEIRLDCDEDVVLLKIEQVGGIACHTGRHSCFFQKYDNGDWHSVEPVLQDPDTIYSPDKKKTP, encoded by the coding sequence ATGCCGAATAATGCCAAGTGGCTCAACAAGGTGCGCTGGGACGAGCACGGCCTGGTGCCGGTGATTGCCCAGGAAGCGGCGACCGGCGACATCCTGATGTTCGCCTGGATGAACCGCGAAGCGCTCACGCGCACCGTCGAGACGGGCGAAGCCGTATACTGGAGCCGTTCGCGCAAGAAGCTGTGGCACAAGGGCGAAGAGTCCGGTCACATCCAGAAGGTGAGCGAGATCCGCCTCGATTGCGACGAAGACGTGGTCCTGCTCAAGATCGAGCAGGTGGGCGGCATCGCCTGCCATACCGGCCGCCATTCCTGCTTCTTCCAGAAGTACGACAATGGCGACTGGCACAGCGTCGAACCGGTGCTGCAAGACCCCGACACCATTTATTCCCCGGACAAGAAGAAGACCCCATGA
- the murA gene encoding UDP-N-acetylglucosamine 1-carboxyvinyltransferase, translated as MDKLQIVGGKRLQGDIPVSGAKNAALPILCAGLLTAGDLQLSNVPRLHDVRTMLKLLEKTGLKVVQDDEKVTMNGSAIDTLEAPYELVKTMRASILVLGPLLARFGEAKVSLPGGCAIGSRPVDQHIKGLRAMGAEITIEGGYIYAKAKKLKGARIHTDMITVTGTENLLMAATLAEGETVLENAAREPEVTDLANLLVAMGAKIEGIGTDRLVIQGVDELHGATHAVISDRIEAATFLCAVAATGGDIVLTNTRTDIFDVALDKLREIGLQLTVGSDTIRAKMDGRPRPVSFRTTEYPGFPTDMQAQFMAVNTIADGPSKVTETIFENRFMHVQEMNRLGAQISTEGNTAFIEGVPRLVGAPVMATDLRASASLVIAGMAAEGTTLIDRIYHLDRGYDRMEVKLSAVGAAIVRIK; from the coding sequence ATGGACAAGCTCCAGATCGTCGGCGGCAAACGCCTGCAAGGTGATATCCCGGTCTCCGGCGCCAAGAATGCGGCGTTGCCCATCCTGTGCGCGGGCCTCCTGACCGCCGGCGACCTGCAACTGTCGAACGTGCCGCGCCTGCACGACGTGCGCACCATGCTCAAGCTCCTGGAAAAGACCGGCCTCAAGGTCGTGCAGGATGACGAGAAAGTGACCATGAACGGCAGCGCCATCGACACCCTCGAGGCGCCGTACGAGCTGGTGAAGACCATGCGCGCCTCGATCCTGGTGCTGGGGCCCCTGCTGGCGCGCTTCGGCGAAGCCAAGGTCTCGCTGCCGGGCGGCTGCGCGATCGGCTCGCGTCCGGTCGACCAGCACATCAAGGGCCTGCGCGCGATGGGCGCCGAGATCACGATCGAGGGCGGCTACATCTACGCCAAGGCGAAAAAGCTGAAAGGCGCGCGCATCCACACCGACATGATCACCGTGACCGGCACCGAGAACCTCCTGATGGCCGCCACCCTGGCCGAAGGCGAAACGGTGCTCGAGAACGCCGCGCGCGAACCGGAAGTGACCGACCTGGCCAACCTGCTCGTGGCCATGGGCGCGAAGATCGAGGGCATCGGCACCGACCGCCTGGTGATCCAGGGCGTGGACGAACTGCACGGCGCGACGCATGCGGTGATCTCGGACCGCATCGAGGCCGCGACTTTCCTGTGCGCGGTGGCGGCCACCGGCGGCGACATCGTGCTGACCAATACCCGCACCGACATCTTCGACGTGGCGCTCGACAAGCTGCGCGAGATCGGCCTGCAGCTGACCGTGGGCAGCGACACCATCCGCGCGAAGATGGATGGCCGTCCGCGTCCGGTCTCGTTCCGCACCACCGAGTATCCGGGCTTTCCGACCGATATGCAGGCCCAGTTCATGGCCGTGAACACGATCGCGGACGGTCCGTCGAAGGTCACCGAGACGATCTTCGAGAACCGTTTCATGCACGTGCAGGAGATGAACCGCCTCGGCGCGCAAATCTCGACCGAGGGCAATACCGCCTTCATCGAGGGCGTCCCGCGCCTGGTCGGCGCGCCGGTGATGGCGACCGACCTGCGCGCATCGGCCTCCCTGGTCATCGCCGGCATGGCGGCCGAAGGCACGACGCTGATCGACCGCATCTACCACCTCGATCGCGGCTACGACCGGATGGAAGTGAAACTGTCGGCCGTTGGCGCCGCGATTGTTCGTATCAAGTAA
- a CDS encoding DNA-methyltransferase, whose amino-acid sequence MTSWVNQVFCEDALAGLARIPDGSIDLILTDPPYNLGKDYGNASDQQSVEAYLAWTEQWIDAAIPKLKPNGSLYIFLTWRFAPEIFVMLKKRMTMMNEIIWDRRVPSMGGSVRSFSSVHDTIGFFARRKDYYFDLDAVRIPYDAETKKARSRSIFVGAKWLEVGYNPKDVWSVSRLHREHPERADHPTQKPLEIIERMVKASCPPGGVVLDPFMGSGTTAIAAKRLGRQYTGFELNPDYCAIIAERLAAPEVPVAGAKAKKLRKAAKAVTTTEETS is encoded by the coding sequence ATGACGTCCTGGGTCAACCAGGTATTCTGCGAGGATGCGCTGGCCGGCCTGGCGCGCATCCCGGACGGGTCCATCGACCTGATCCTGACCGACCCGCCCTACAACCTGGGCAAGGACTACGGCAACGCGTCGGACCAGCAAAGCGTCGAGGCTTATCTGGCCTGGACCGAGCAGTGGATCGACGCCGCCATCCCCAAGCTCAAGCCCAATGGCAGCCTGTACATCTTCCTCACCTGGCGCTTCGCGCCCGAGATCTTCGTGATGCTGAAAAAACGCATGACGATGATGAACGAGATCATCTGGGACCGCCGCGTGCCGTCGATGGGCGGCAGCGTGCGCAGCTTCTCGTCGGTGCACGACACCATCGGCTTCTTCGCCAGGCGCAAGGACTACTATTTCGACCTGGACGCGGTGCGCATCCCGTATGACGCCGAGACCAAGAAGGCGCGTTCGCGCTCGATCTTCGTCGGCGCCAAGTGGCTCGAAGTCGGCTACAACCCGAAGGACGTGTGGAGCGTGTCGCGCCTGCACCGCGAGCATCCTGAGCGCGCCGACCATCCGACCCAGAAGCCGCTCGAGATCATCGAGCGCATGGTCAAGGCCTCCTGCCCGCCGGGCGGCGTGGTGCTCGATCCCTTCATGGGCAGCGGCACCACGGCCATCGCCGCCAAGCGCCTGGGCCGACAGTACACCGGTTTCGAACTGAACCCCGACTACTGCGCCATCATCGCCGAGCGGCTGGCCGCGCCCGAGGTGCCGGTCGCCGGAGCAAAGGCAAAAAAACTGCGCAAGGCCGCCAAGGCCGTCACCACCACGGAAGAAACGTCATGA
- the hisF gene encoding imidazole glycerol phosphate synthase subunit HisF has translation MLAKRIIPCLDVTGGRVVKGVNFTELRDAGDPVEIARRYDGQGADEITFLDITASSDGRDLILPIIEAVASTVFIPLTVGGGVRKVEDVRRLLNAGADKVSMNTSAVTNPQLVFDAAQKHGSQCIVVAIDAKQTGPGKWEVFTHGGRNATGLDAVEWARKMESLGAGELLLTSMDRDGTKIGFDLGLTRAVSDAVGIPVIASGGVGGLKDLADGVLEGHADAVLAASIFHYGQHTVGEAKRFMAERGIPMRLDEGKPHAE, from the coding sequence ATGCTCGCTAAACGCATCATCCCCTGCCTCGACGTCACCGGCGGCCGCGTGGTCAAGGGCGTCAATTTCACCGAGCTGCGCGATGCCGGCGACCCGGTCGAGATCGCGCGCCGCTACGACGGGCAGGGCGCCGACGAGATCACCTTCCTCGACATCACCGCCTCCAGCGACGGCCGCGACCTGATCCTGCCGATCATCGAGGCGGTCGCCTCGACCGTGTTCATCCCGCTCACCGTCGGTGGCGGCGTGCGCAAGGTCGAGGACGTGCGGCGCCTGCTCAATGCCGGCGCCGACAAGGTCAGCATGAACACCTCGGCCGTGACCAATCCGCAGCTGGTGTTCGACGCCGCCCAGAAGCACGGCTCGCAGTGCATCGTGGTGGCGATCGACGCCAAGCAGACGGGCCCCGGCAAGTGGGAAGTGTTCACCCATGGCGGCCGCAACGCCACCGGCCTGGACGCGGTGGAATGGGCGCGCAAGATGGAAAGCCTCGGCGCCGGTGAGTTGCTGCTCACTTCGATGGACCGCGACGGCACCAAAATCGGTTTCGACCTGGGCCTGACCCGCGCCGTCTCGGACGCCGTGGGCATCCCCGTCATCGCTTCCGGCGGCGTCGGCGGCCTGAAGGACCTGGCCGACGGCGTGCTCGAAGGCCATGCCGACGCGGTGCTGGCCGCCAGCATTTTCCACTACGGGCAGCACACGGTCGGCGAGGCCAAGCGCTTCATGGCCGAACGGGGCATCCCGATGCGCCTCGATGAAGGAAAGCCACATGCCGAATAA
- the hisG gene encoding ATP phosphoribosyltransferase → MTFNGNTGEPQLILALSKGRIFEDTLPLLSAAGIEVLENPETSRKLILSTNDPGVRVLIVRASDVPTYVQHGAADFGVAGKDVLLEHGGEGLYQPIDLRIAQCRMSVAVNAGFDYDKAVRQGARLRVATKFVNTAREHFASKGVHVDLIKLYGSMELAPLVGLSDAIVDVVSTGGTLRANNLVEVEKIIDISSRLVVNQAALKLKRERLQPILEAFERASQQQG, encoded by the coding sequence ATGACATTCAACGGCAACACCGGCGAGCCCCAGCTGATCCTGGCGCTTTCCAAGGGCCGCATCTTCGAAGACACCCTGCCGCTGCTGTCGGCGGCCGGGATCGAGGTGCTGGAAAACCCCGAGACTTCGCGTAAACTCATCCTCTCGACCAACGACCCCGGCGTGCGGGTGCTGATCGTGCGCGCCTCCGACGTGCCGACCTATGTCCAGCATGGCGCCGCCGATTTCGGCGTGGCCGGCAAGGACGTGCTGCTCGAGCATGGCGGCGAGGGGCTGTACCAGCCGATCGACCTGCGCATCGCCCAGTGCCGCATGTCGGTCGCGGTCAATGCCGGCTTCGACTACGACAAGGCCGTGCGCCAGGGCGCGCGCCTGCGGGTCGCGACCAAGTTCGTCAACACCGCGCGCGAGCACTTCGCCAGCAAGGGCGTGCACGTCGACCTGATCAAGCTGTATGGCTCGATGGAGCTGGCCCCGCTGGTCGGCCTGTCGGACGCCATCGTCGACGTGGTCTCGACCGGCGGCACCCTGCGCGCCAACAACCTGGTCGAAGTCGAAAAAATCATAGACATCTCTTCGCGCCTGGTGGTGAACCAGGCCGCGCTCAAGCTCAAGCGCGAGCGCCTGCAACCTATCCTGGAAGCGTTTGAACGCGCGTCCCAACAACAAGGCTGA
- the hisA gene encoding 1-(5-phosphoribosyl)-5-[(5-phosphoribosylamino)methylideneamino]imidazole-4-carboxamide isomerase, whose product MLLIPAIDLKDGHCVRLKQGDMDLATVFSEDPADMALHWLKKGARRLHLVDLNGAFAGKPKNESAIKSILQVVQEYAEDNGLDEIPVQLGGGIRDLDTIERYLDDGISYIIVGTAAVKNPGFLHDACGAFPGHIIVGLDAKDGKVATDGWSKMSGHEVIDLAKKFEGYGVESIIYTDIGRDGMMAGVNIEATVKLARAVKIPVIASGGVHVLADVEALCAVQDEGIEGVICGRSIYEGTLDLASAQERADELTEGAQT is encoded by the coding sequence ATGCTGCTGATCCCCGCCATCGACCTGAAAGACGGTCACTGCGTTCGCCTGAAACAAGGCGATATGGACCTCGCCACCGTGTTTTCCGAAGATCCCGCCGACATGGCGCTGCATTGGCTCAAGAAGGGCGCGCGCCGCCTGCACCTGGTCGACCTGAACGGCGCATTCGCGGGCAAGCCGAAGAACGAGAGCGCCATCAAATCGATCCTGCAGGTAGTGCAGGAATACGCCGAAGACAACGGCCTGGACGAGATCCCAGTCCAGCTGGGCGGCGGCATCCGCGACCTCGACACCATCGAGCGCTACCTGGACGACGGCATCAGCTACATCATCGTCGGCACCGCCGCCGTCAAGAACCCGGGCTTCCTGCACGACGCCTGCGGCGCCTTCCCGGGCCACATCATCGTCGGCCTGGACGCCAAGGACGGCAAGGTCGCGACCGACGGCTGGAGCAAGATGTCGGGCCACGAAGTCATCGACCTGGCCAAGAAATTCGAAGGCTATGGCGTCGAATCGATCATCTACACCGACATCGGCCGCGACGGCATGATGGCCGGCGTGAACATCGAGGCGACCGTCAAGCTGGCGCGCGCGGTGAAGATTCCCGTGATCGCCTCGGGCGGCGTGCACGTGCTGGCCGACGTCGAGGCGCTGTGCGCGGTGCAGGACGAAGGCATCGAGGGCGTGATCTGCGGCCGTTCGATCTACGAAGGCACGCTCGACCTGGCTTCGGCCCAGGAACGCGCCGATGAACTGACGGAAGGGGCGCAAACCTGA
- a CDS encoding BolA family protein, which translates to MATTPELIHGYISAGLECTHLDVKGDGHHFEAVIVSPAFAGKRPIQRHQIVYAALGDRMREEIHALSMKTLTPEEFKG; encoded by the coding sequence GTGGCGACCACACCCGAACTGATCCACGGCTATATCAGCGCCGGCCTCGAATGCACCCACCTCGACGTGAAGGGCGATGGCCATCACTTCGAGGCCGTGATCGTCTCGCCAGCGTTTGCCGGCAAGCGTCCCATCCAGCGTCACCAGATCGTGTACGCGGCGCTGGGCGACCGCATGCGCGAGGAAATCCACGCGCTGTCGATGAAAACCCTGACCCCAGAAGAATTCAAAGGATAA
- a CDS encoding ABC transporter permease, translating into MFSIGFRTLFYKESLRFWKVATQTVAAPVVTAMLYLLIFGHVLDGRVEMLDGVAYTSFLIPGLVMMSVLQNAFANSSSSLIQSKISGNLVFILLPPLSHAEILSAYVLASVLRGLVVGAGVFIVTAWFAHLEFVAPVWIVVFALLGAAILGTMGTIAGIWAEKFDQLAAFQNFLIMPATFLAGVFYSVQKLPPFWLAVSHFNPFFYMIDGFRYGFFGQSDVSPWISLAVVTVFFAVLTGVAINLLKRGYNLRH; encoded by the coding sequence ATGTTCTCGATCGGTTTCCGTACCCTGTTCTACAAGGAGTCGCTGCGCTTCTGGAAGGTCGCGACCCAGACCGTGGCCGCGCCGGTGGTCACCGCCATGCTCTACCTGCTGATTTTCGGCCACGTGCTCGACGGCCGGGTCGAGATGCTCGACGGCGTGGCCTACACCTCGTTCCTGATCCCCGGCCTGGTGATGATGAGCGTGCTGCAGAACGCCTTCGCCAACTCGTCCTCGTCGCTGATCCAGTCCAAGATCAGCGGCAACCTGGTCTTCATCCTGCTGCCGCCGCTGTCGCACGCCGAGATCCTGTCGGCCTACGTGCTGGCTTCGGTGCTGCGCGGGCTCGTGGTCGGCGCCGGCGTATTCATCGTCACCGCCTGGTTCGCCCACCTGGAATTCGTGGCGCCGGTGTGGATCGTGGTGTTCGCCCTGCTGGGCGCGGCCATCCTCGGCACCATGGGCACGATCGCCGGCATCTGGGCCGAGAAGTTCGACCAGCTGGCGGCTTTCCAGAACTTCCTGATCATGCCGGCGACCTTCCTGGCCGGTGTGTTCTATTCCGTCCAAAAACTGCCGCCTTTCTGGCTGGCCGTCTCGCATTTCAACCCGTTCTTTTATATGATTGACGGGTTCCGCTATGGGTTCTTCGGCCAGTCCGACGTTTCGCCCTGGATCAGCCTGGCCGTCGTGACCGTGTTCTTCGCGGTGCTGACGGGCGTGGCGATCAATCTGCTCAAGCGCGGCTACAATCTGCGCCATTAA
- a CDS encoding histidine triad nucleotide-binding protein: MDNCIFCKIVAKQIPAAVVYEDEDVLAFKDINPAAPVHLLVIPKQHVSTLSDCTGEHAAVLGKMLALAPKLAKENGIDVKTGADGKPNGGFKTLINSGPDGGQEVYHLHLHMYGGPRPWRGLAL; the protein is encoded by the coding sequence ATGGATAACTGCATTTTTTGCAAGATCGTCGCCAAGCAGATCCCGGCCGCCGTCGTCTATGAAGACGAGGATGTGCTGGCATTCAAGGACATCAACCCGGCGGCGCCGGTGCACCTGCTGGTGATTCCCAAGCAGCACGTGTCCACCTTGTCCGACTGCACCGGGGAACACGCGGCGGTGCTGGGCAAGATGCTGGCGCTGGCGCCAAAGCTTGCAAAAGAGAATGGTATTGACGTCAAGACCGGCGCCGACGGCAAGCCGAACGGCGGCTTCAAGACACTGATCAATAGCGGTCCGGATGGCGGGCAGGAAGTGTATCACCTGCACCTGCATATGTACGGCGGTCCGCGGCCGTGGCGTGGACTGGCGCTGTGA
- the hisB gene encoding imidazoleglycerol-phosphate dehydratase HisB, with product MTRTADITRNTNETQIRVSINLDGTGRQKLNTGVPFLDHMLDQIARHGMFDLEVEAVGDLHIDAHHTVEDVGITLGMAVAKAIGDKKGIVRYGHSYVPLDEALSRVVIDFSGRPGLELHVPWTRAMIGAFDVDLTGEFFRGFVNHAAVTLHIDNLRGVNAHHQCETVFKAFGRALRMATELDPRAAGIIPSTKGSL from the coding sequence ATGACCCGCACCGCCGACATCACGCGCAATACCAACGAGACGCAGATCCGCGTCTCGATCAACCTCGACGGCACCGGCCGCCAGAAGCTCAATACCGGCGTCCCCTTCCTCGACCATATGCTCGACCAGATCGCGCGCCACGGCATGTTCGACCTCGAGGTCGAGGCCGTGGGCGACCTGCATATCGACGCCCACCACACGGTGGAAGACGTCGGCATCACGCTGGGCATGGCCGTGGCCAAGGCGATCGGCGACAAGAAGGGCATCGTGCGCTATGGTCATTCCTACGTGCCGCTGGACGAGGCGCTGTCGCGCGTGGTGATCGATTTCTCGGGCCGTCCCGGCCTGGAGCTGCACGTGCCATGGACGCGCGCCATGATCGGCGCCTTCGACGTCGACCTGACGGGCGAATTCTTCCGCGGCTTCGTGAACCACGCGGCCGTTACCCTGCACATCGACAACCTGCGCGGCGTGAACGCCCACCACCAGTGCGAGACCGTGTTCAAGGCCTTCGGCCGCGCGCTGCGCATGGCCACCGAGCTGGACCCGCGTGCGGCCGGCATCATCCCGTCGACCAAGGGCAGCCTGTAA
- a CDS encoding phosphoribosyl-ATP diphosphatase — translation MSVTLARVAAVIESRKPEHGGDPATSYVAKLFAKGDDAILKKIGEEATELVMAAKDARVANDPSKVLYECADLWFHSLVLLAKFDLTPQQVLDELARREGMSGLIEKAARKE, via the coding sequence ATGAGCGTTACCCTGGCCCGTGTCGCGGCCGTGATCGAATCGCGCAAGCCCGAGCACGGCGGCGACCCCGCGACCTCCTATGTCGCCAAGCTGTTCGCCAAGGGCGACGACGCCATCCTCAAGAAGATCGGCGAGGAAGCCACCGAGCTGGTGATGGCGGCCAAGGATGCGCGCGTCGCGAACGACCCGTCCAAGGTGCTGTACGAATGCGCCGACCTGTGGTTCCATTCGCTGGTGCTGCTGGCCAAGTTCGACCTCACGCCGCAACAGGTGCTGGACGAGCTGGCGCGGCGCGAAGGCATGTCCGGACTTATTGAAAAAGCTGCACGCAAGGAATAA
- the hisD gene encoding histidinol dehydrogenase: MAVQIRKLDSTAPDFKNTLDVLLAFEAETDDAIETAVAHILRDVKSRGDAAVLEYTNKFDRIPNGGAKAMAEFDIGQAELEQALASLPDAQRAALQVAADRVRVFHERQKDASTGFAFTEPDGTMLGQRVTPLDRVGIYVPGGKAAYPSSVLMNAIPAHVAGVKEIIMVVPTPDGVKNQMVLAAAAIAGVTRVITIGGAQAVGALAYGTETIQPVDKIVGPGNAYVAAAKRRVFGTVGIDMIAGPSEILVLCDGTTDPDWVAMDLFSQAEHDELAQAILLCPDADYIAKVEQSIHKLLPTMPRQEVITTSLTDRGALIKVRDMDEACEIASSIAAEHLEISAVEPMQWADKIRHAGAMFLGRFSSESLGDYCCGPNHVLPTSRTARFSSPLGVYDFQKRSSIIQVSEAGAQTLGKVAATLAYGEGLQAHARSAELRLNPVPPQAA; this comes from the coding sequence ATGGCAGTACAGATCCGCAAGTTAGACTCCACCGCGCCCGACTTCAAGAACACCCTCGACGTCCTGCTGGCGTTCGAAGCGGAAACCGATGATGCCATCGAGACCGCGGTCGCGCATATCCTGCGCGACGTGAAGTCGCGCGGCGATGCGGCTGTGCTGGAATACACGAACAAGTTCGACCGCATCCCGAACGGCGGCGCGAAGGCGATGGCCGAATTCGACATCGGCCAGGCCGAGCTGGAGCAAGCCCTGGCCTCGCTGCCGGACGCCCAGCGCGCCGCGCTGCAGGTGGCGGCGGATCGCGTGCGCGTGTTCCACGAGCGCCAGAAGGACGCCTCGACCGGCTTCGCCTTCACCGAGCCCGACGGCACGATGCTGGGCCAGCGCGTGACCCCGCTGGACCGGGTCGGCATCTACGTCCCGGGCGGCAAGGCGGCGTATCCGTCGTCGGTGCTGATGAACGCGATCCCGGCCCACGTCGCCGGCGTGAAAGAAATCATCATGGTCGTGCCGACCCCGGATGGCGTGAAGAACCAGATGGTGCTGGCCGCCGCCGCGATCGCCGGCGTCACCCGCGTGATCACCATCGGCGGCGCGCAAGCCGTCGGCGCCCTGGCCTATGGCACCGAAACGATCCAGCCGGTCGACAAGATCGTTGGCCCCGGCAACGCCTATGTCGCCGCCGCCAAGCGCCGCGTGTTCGGTACGGTCGGCATCGACATGATCGCCGGCCCGTCCGAGATCCTGGTGCTGTGCGACGGCACCACCGATCCGGACTGGGTGGCGATGGACCTGTTCTCGCAGGCCGAGCACGACGAGCTGGCCCAGGCCATCCTGCTGTGCCCCGACGCCGACTACATCGCGAAAGTGGAGCAGAGCATCCACAAGCTGCTGCCGACGATGCCGCGCCAGGAAGTAATCACCACCTCCCTCACCGATCGCGGTGCGCTGATCAAGGTACGCGACATGGACGAGGCATGCGAGATCGCATCGTCCATCGCCGCCGAGCACCTGGAAATCTCGGCCGTCGAGCCGATGCAGTGGGCCGATAAGATCCGCCATGCGGGCGCCATGTTCCTTGGCCGCTTCTCGTCCGAATCGCTGGGCGACTACTGCTGCGGCCCCAACCACGTGCTGCCGACCTCGCGCACCGCGCGCTTCTCGTCACCGCTGGGCGTCTATGACTTCCAGAAACGCTCGTCGATCATCCAGGTCAGCGAAGCGGGCGCCCAGACGCTGGGCAAGGTCGCGGCCACGCTGGCCTATGGCGAAGGCCTGCAGGCGCACGCGCGCAGCGCCGAGCTCCGTTTGAATCCAGTGCCGCCGCAGGCAGCATGA